The Lagopus muta isolate bLagMut1 chromosome 4, bLagMut1 primary, whole genome shotgun sequence genome has a window encoding:
- the MRPS18C gene encoding 28S ribosomal protein S18c, mitochondrial, with amino-acid sequence MTAGNATRHPAPTAASGTRTKQTVSHVRRAANRLPPPVQAAAPLASGWYFRLAEWRGGSCAHREVGEVKMAALAVRGGRLCCGWVPALMRERPCRLQHQQAAVGSDLPIEMENPYKEPPKKCILCGINVDYKNVQLLSQFVSPYSGRIYGRHITGLCDKKQKEISKAIKRAHILGFMPVMYKNPSFLTDPKICNVKY; translated from the exons ATGACGGCCGGCAACGCCACGAGGCACCCGGCCCCAACCGCCGCTTCCggcacaagaacaaaacaaactgtaTCACATGTAAGACGCGCAGCCAATCGCCTGCCTCCACCAGTGCAGGCCGCAGCCCCATTGGCCAGCGGATGGTATTTCCGCTTGGCGGAGTGGCGCGGAGGAAGTTGTGcgcacagggaggtgggagaggTGAAGATGGCGGCGCTGGCTGTGCGGGGCGGCAGGCTGTGCTGCGGATGGGTGCCTG CCTTGATGCGGGAGAGGCCTTGTCGTCTTCAGCACCAGCAAGCGGCGGTCGGGTCTGACTTG CCTATAGAAATGGAGAATCCGTATAAAGAGCCTCCTAAAAAATGTATCTTATGTGGAATAAATGTGGACTACAAGAATGTGCAg CTTCTGTCCCAGTTTGTTTCTCCATACTCTGGCCGCATTTATGGCAGGCATATAACAG GCTTGTGTgataagaagcagaaagaaatttcaaaagcCATAAAAAGAGCTCATATACTTG gaTTTATGCCAGTTATGTATAAGAACCCATCATTTCTTACAGACCCCAAGATTTGTAATGTTAAGTATTGA
- the ABRAXAS1 gene encoding BRCA1-A complex subunit Abraxas 1 isoform X3 codes for MDDVEVVYTIDIQKHIPCYQLFSFYNSAGELNEPALRKILSGCKKSVIGWYKFRRNTDQVMTFRERLLHKNLQSHLSNQGLVFLLLTSSVMTESCSTYRLEHALHRPQEGLFQKVPLVVTNLGMAEQQGYRTVSGSCASSRFVRAVRQHRSEFFYEDGSLQEVHKINEMYATLQEELKKICSDVEVSERSVEKLLTEVSHLKEEINRKKQHKISSGGNKDHLEEPKENVLLCQALKTFFPNSGLQTCIVSFEGRISKNCCKIDHNINIMDKLTLMVEEGDFTEAETKPVTKRKVKDTTTGPKSFKKLRSLQLDQELHQDEDNSNQETKLALSSTETDEEALENPKDTNEYSYSPTF; via the exons aTATACAGAAGCATATTCCATGCTACCAGCTGTTCAG CTTTTATAATTCTGCAGGAGAACTGAATGAACCAGCCCTGAGGAAAATACTGTCAGGCTGTAAGAAG AGTGTAATAGGATGGTACAAATTCAGACGCAACACAGACCAGGTCATGACATTCCGGGAAAGACTTCTACATAAGAACTTGCAGTCACACCTATCAAACCAAGGCCTTGTATTCCTTCTCTTAACTTCTAGTGTGATGACAGAAAGCTGTTCAACTTATAGGCTAGAACATGCCTTACACCGGCCACAAGAAGG TCTCTTTCAGAAAGTTCCTCTAGTCGTTACCAACTTGGGTATGGCAGAACAGCAAGGTTACAGAACAGTTTCTGGTTCCTGCGCATCTTCTCGCTTTGTGAGAGCAGTAAGACAACACAG GTCAGAATTCTTTTATGAAGATGGATCCTTACAGGAGGTTCACAAGATAAATGAGATGTATGCCACCttgcaggaggagctgaag aaaatatGCTCTGATGTAGAAGTCAGTGAACGATCTGTAGAGAAACTCCTAACAGAGGTGAGCCacttaaaagaagaaatcaacagaaaaaagcaacacaagatCTCTTCAG GAGGGAACAAAGATCACCTAGAAGAACCAAAGgagaatgttttgctttgtcaggcactgaaaacatttttccccaATTCTGGACTTCAGACATGTATTGTTTCCTTCGAAGGAAGGATCTCTAAGAACTGTTGTAAGATTGACCATAATATTAACATCATGGACAAATTGACTCTCATGGTAGAGGAAGGGGACTTCACTGAAGctgaaacaaaaccagtaaCCAAGCGTAAAGTCAAAGACACCACAACAGGACCAAAATCATTTAAGAAATTAAGATCGCTGCAACTTGACCAAGAATTACACCAAGATGAAGACAACAGCAACCAAGAAACAAAGCTTGCACTGAGTAGCACTGAAACAGACGAGGAAGCATTGGAAAATCCCAAAGATACAAATGAATATTCATACTCTCCCACTTTCTGA
- the ABRAXAS1 gene encoding BRCA1-A complex subunit Abraxas 1 isoform X2, with protein sequence MTFRERLLHKNLQSHLSNQGLVFLLLTSSVMTESCSTYRLEHALHRPQEGLFQKVPLVVTNLGMAEQQGYRTVSGSCASSRFVRAVRQHRSEFFYEDGSLQEVHKINEMYATLQEELKKICSDVEVSERSVEKLLTEVSHLKEEINRKKQHKISSGGNKDHLEEPKENVLLCQALKTFFPNSGLQTCIVSFEGRISKNCCKIDHNINIMDKLTLMVEEGDFTEAETKPVTKRKVKDTTTGPKSFKKLRSLQLDQELHQDEDNSNQETKLALSSTETDEEALENPKDTNEYSYSPTF encoded by the exons ATGACATTCCGGGAAAGACTTCTACATAAGAACTTGCAGTCACACCTATCAAACCAAGGCCTTGTATTCCTTCTCTTAACTTCTAGTGTGATGACAGAAAGCTGTTCAACTTATAGGCTAGAACATGCCTTACACCGGCCACAAGAAGG TCTCTTTCAGAAAGTTCCTCTAGTCGTTACCAACTTGGGTATGGCAGAACAGCAAGGTTACAGAACAGTTTCTGGTTCCTGCGCATCTTCTCGCTTTGTGAGAGCAGTAAGACAACACAG GTCAGAATTCTTTTATGAAGATGGATCCTTACAGGAGGTTCACAAGATAAATGAGATGTATGCCACCttgcaggaggagctgaag aaaatatGCTCTGATGTAGAAGTCAGTGAACGATCTGTAGAGAAACTCCTAACAGAGGTGAGCCacttaaaagaagaaatcaacagaaaaaagcaacacaagatCTCTTCAG GAGGGAACAAAGATCACCTAGAAGAACCAAAGgagaatgttttgctttgtcaggcactgaaaacatttttccccaATTCTGGACTTCAGACATGTATTGTTTCCTTCGAAGGAAGGATCTCTAAGAACTGTTGTAAGATTGACCATAATATTAACATCATGGACAAATTGACTCTCATGGTAGAGGAAGGGGACTTCACTGAAGctgaaacaaaaccagtaaCCAAGCGTAAAGTCAAAGACACCACAACAGGACCAAAATCATTTAAGAAATTAAGATCGCTGCAACTTGACCAAGAATTACACCAAGATGAAGACAACAGCAACCAAGAAACAAAGCTTGCACTGAGTAGCACTGAAACAGACGAGGAAGCATTGGAAAATCCCAAAGATACAAATGAATATTCATACTCTCCCACTTTCTGA